ATGCCATAGTCCATTTTCACCTGGTCATGTTCGATGAGCAAAGCATCGAGTTCCGATTGCAGGTCGGAACGGATTTGTTCTTTTTCGGCAACCAGTGCATTAATTTCTGATTTCTTTCCAAAATAGAGCACGCCAACGATAATGAGTAACAACAAAAGGATGATTACAGCAATCAGATAGACGAGTTTTTGTTGGTCCCTGCTTTTTCTTTCTTCGGTCATAAAACGGTTGATTTAATCAGTGTATTTATTCTAAAATGCTTAAAAACAATAGTTTATTGTATTAAGCAGCAAAATTAGTTACTATTCGATGATTTGATGGTCGTAATGATAAAAAATTGCCGGAAACACCTTCAGGAGGGATTTCCGGCTAAATGTTTTAGTTTTAAAAGCTAATTAATGTCCCGAGCCGATCACCTTAAATTGATCACCGGTTTCCTTCACAATTCTTTCAAGCCATTCCACGGGATATCCGGGTTGTTCCACTTTAGGATTTAACTGGCCTGGAACCGGGGTTTTGATGTTCCCATCCATGTACCTCATAAACAGGTAGCGGTAAAAATGTTTCCATTCATCAGTCACCTGGTCGCCAAGACGTGTTGAGTAATCAGTCAGAAAACTTACTGCTTGTTCCGGGCTGGATTTATATAATTCGAGGGCTTTGGCATCTATTGCAGGTGTTTGCTTAACAAACTCCTGCTCGTAAGTATGAATTTTGTTGATCACTTCAGGATAAATCGTGTTCCAGCGTGTATAAGCAAAATTGGTTACCTGGTTGAAGACCCAGAATGCAGCGTCATCCGACCAGCGCATCATGGCGCCATGTCCACGCTCCATCGAATAAGGCGCATGTTTGATGCTACAATACATTGGCATGTAAACACTGCAGGTAGCGTCATCAACACCAAACCAGATGATACCACCAATTGGGTTTGGCAGCCAGCTGCGCATCTGGGCGATAAAAGAAAACCCTGTCTGCTGGGTTGCAGTAACTCTTTCGTGGCAATAAGTTACATCGCCAACCTTCCATGTCAGCGGTCGCCATCTGATTGGAACGCCATAAGGACCTGCACCGAGGTCTTTGCTCATATCAAGTTCTGTTCCCTGCAGATGGTCTCGCATGAACTCAAACATATCCTGCACGCCAACTTTTTTCTCCGGTTTAATCCAGAGAGGCATCCTGTTGGTTGCGTATTGATCCACATTGTCATCGCCATTTGGGAGGGATCTGCCATGCTCGATGTTCCCTTTTACATAATCAAAATATTGATCCATTCCGGCAGTTACCCGGTTGAACATTGTCCAAACCCTCATTTCGCAGAAACGTGCGCCGCCAAATTCAACCGGGGCATAGGTATCAGAAAAACTGAAGTTTTTATCTTGTCCTTTAAAATACCCTTTTTCACGGGCGAAAGAGATGACGTCATCAGCATAAATAGTTTCTATTTTGTTGTCTTTGAGGAATTTGTCAAAGTTCTTGCTGGTAACAGAAACTTTATTATCGGCGAGAGGGAAGGTAGTGATACGTGCCTGGTTGGCGTGTCCGGAGACGTAGCCATCAGGGATCATTCGGGCAACCCAAACGGCGCCTTTGTTTCCATTGCCTTTACCGATCATTTCGAGAATCCACACTTCATTGGGGTCGGCAATAGAAAAGGATTCGCCGGAACTGTAATAGCCATAGGTTGAAGTAAGCTCATGAAAAATCTTAATGGCTTCACGGGCAGTTCTAGCACGTTGAAGGGTGATATAAATCAGGCTGCCATAGTCAACGATGGCGCCTTCCTGGCTTCCTAGTTCTTCGCGGCCACCATAGGTAGTTTCACCAATGGCTACCTGGTGTTCATTAATATTTCCCACAACATTGTAAGTTTGGATAGCCTGAAGAATCTGTCCAAGAAATTTACCCGTATCCCATTCATAAACATCCATCATCGTGCCTTCGGGCCAGGTGCCTGCAGACCAGTGATACAACTCACCGTAAAGTACATGAGAGTCGGCTGAGTAGGAGATCATCGTGGAGCCGTCAATGGAGGCTCCTTTGGTTATCAGATAGTTGGTACATGCGCTGGCTGTATGATTGGCTGCCAACACAAAGATCACGAGTGTGAAAACCGATAAAAAAAGTTTTTTCATTGTAAAAGTTTTTGTTGTTATTAGTTGATTATCAAATGTGTTTAACCTGTTTTTCGGGTAAAATAAAACCGGGATTTCTCTCGGTTTTTGTCAAAAAACTCCTTTTTTCAAATCGTATCTTCAAGAAAACCACAAAAATACAAAAAGAATTGAAAATGAAAATACATCACACTTTGCAAAGAAGCGGATACCGCATGCAAACATAAAATTACTTTTGCGCCATGAATGCGGAAAACACCTATAAAGCACACTTTTCGCTTGCACTGGCCACGATGATCTTTGGCGCCAATTACTGGATTGCCAAAGGATTAATGCCCGATTTTGTCAGCCCTCAACAACTGGTATTGCTGAGGGTAGTCGGCGCCTGTTTTCTCTATTGGGCTCTGGGCTTAGCGGGCCCCGGGGAGCGTGTAAAGAAAAATGATCTGATCCGGATGGCTCTGGCTGCGCTTTTTGGTATCACCCTGAATCAGTTATTGTTTTTTATCGGGCTCAATCTTTCAACACCTGTGGATGTGGCTATTATCCATGTTTCCAACCCAATATTTGTCCTGATCATTGCCGCTCTGATGATCAAAGAGCGAATTTCGACATTCAAAGTTGCAGGAATACTGCTTGGTGCAGGCGGTGCAGTAGTATTGATCACTTATCGCGGAGACTTGTCATTTAATTCAGACACCTTTACCGGGAACCTTATGGCGGTACTTAACACGCTGGCATACGCTATTTACCTTGTAATTATTAAGCCTTTGATGAACAAGTACAAATCGGTGACCATAATGAAATGGGTTTTTGTTTTTGGTAGTTTGTTCACAATTCCAGTCACAATCAATTCGGCAATCGGAATAAGTTTCGACGGATTCACTTCATACACCTGGTTTTCGTTGCTTTTTGTCATCGTGGCTACCACATTTTTTGCCTATCTGTTCACGATTTATGCTTTAAAATTTGTCGAGGCCAGTGTGGTGAGTTATTATATTTACCTGCAACCGATCATCGCCACCCTGATTTCGTTTTGGCTCGGTATCCAATTGCTTACCTGGCAGCATGGGCTGGCTGCTGCGATGATTTTTACCGGAGTTTATCTGGTTTCAAAAAAAATCAGGATTAAACCCAATATTGAATCAAATTTTCACTAATGGTCAAAGTGTTTAGGATTTTTTGCACTTTTGCCTGTGCATATTAATTGGAATATGGATGATGATTTACAAAAAATGGTTGTTGCTGCTGTGTCTCGCAATGATTACCAGAGCAGGGTTTTCTCAAACTGAAGTGGATGAACGGGCGATGATCCGCTTTGATAAAGGATTGGGTTTTAATGCTCCCGATTCAGT
This DNA window, taken from Bacteroidales bacterium, encodes the following:
- a CDS encoding EamA family transporter, encoding MNAENTYKAHFSLALATMIFGANYWIAKGLMPDFVSPQQLVLLRVVGACFLYWALGLAGPGERVKKNDLIRMALAALFGITLNQLLFFIGLNLSTPVDVAIIHVSNPIFVLIIAALMIKERISTFKVAGILLGAGGAVVLITYRGDLSFNSDTFTGNLMAVLNTLAYAIYLVIIKPLMNKYKSVTIMKWVFVFGSLFTIPVTINSAIGISFDGFTSYTWFSLLFVIVATTFFAYLFTIYALKFVEASVVSYYIYLQPIIATLISFWLGIQLLTWQHGLAAAMIFTGVYLVSKKIRIKPNIESNFH
- a CDS encoding C69 family dipeptidase, giving the protein MKKLFLSVFTLVIFVLAANHTASACTNYLITKGASIDGSTMISYSADSHVLYGELYHWSAGTWPEGTMMDVYEWDTGKFLGQILQAIQTYNVVGNINEHQVAIGETTYGGREELGSQEGAIVDYGSLIYITLQRARTAREAIKIFHELTSTYGYYSSGESFSIADPNEVWILEMIGKGNGNKGAVWVARMIPDGYVSGHANQARITTFPLADNKVSVTSKNFDKFLKDNKIETIYADDVISFAREKGYFKGQDKNFSFSDTYAPVEFGGARFCEMRVWTMFNRVTAGMDQYFDYVKGNIEHGRSLPNGDDNVDQYATNRMPLWIKPEKKVGVQDMFEFMRDHLQGTELDMSKDLGAGPYGVPIRWRPLTWKVGDVTYCHERVTATQQTGFSFIAQMRSWLPNPIGGIIWFGVDDATCSVYMPMYCSIKHAPYSMERGHGAMMRWSDDAAFWVFNQVTNFAYTRWNTIYPEVINKIHTYEQEFVKQTPAIDAKALELYKSSPEQAVSFLTDYSTRLGDQVTDEWKHFYRYLFMRYMDGNIKTPVPGQLNPKVEQPGYPVEWLERIVKETGDQFKVIGSGH